A region of Subdoligranulum variabile DNA encodes the following proteins:
- a CDS encoding D-alanyl-D-alanine carboxypeptidase family protein: MKKRTVTILLCLALVLFSVFRAYAEADSAVTVPAEVTPQAQTITPAGTSEFDVPCEAAILVDEDSGTVLYEKNADEQRPIASITKVMTLLLTFQALESRKISLEDNVPVSEHAYSMGGSQIWLEPGEQMTLNDMLKAICVSSANDAAVAVAEFVGGSEPAFVQMMNETAAQLGMTSTHFENACGLDQEGHLSSARDVAIMSREMLLHHTEVRDYCSIWTDTLRNGATQLVNTNKLLKSYNGITGLKTGTTSKAGVCISASAERNGLRLIAVVLGSASGKERFQAATALLDYGFANFENITAELPDDAPQTIPVTRGTADAVALEYDTPQKCLVPKGQGENLRIEVELPQTLQAPVKAGSQVGTVHWMDGEAELQTFTITAAQDVEALSFGYCFGLLVQSLALSDV; encoded by the coding sequence ATGAAAAAGCGTACCGTGACAATCCTATTGTGTCTGGCACTGGTGCTGTTCTCGGTATTTCGGGCGTATGCCGAAGCGGATTCTGCCGTGACGGTTCCGGCAGAGGTGACGCCGCAGGCGCAGACAATTACACCAGCGGGAACCAGCGAGTTTGACGTTCCCTGTGAAGCGGCGATTCTGGTGGATGAAGATTCCGGTACTGTGTTGTATGAAAAAAATGCAGATGAACAGCGCCCCATTGCCTCCATCACCAAGGTGATGACGCTGCTGTTGACTTTTCAGGCGCTGGAATCCAGGAAAATCAGCCTGGAAGACAACGTCCCTGTCAGCGAACATGCCTACAGTATGGGGGGCAGTCAGATCTGGCTGGAGCCCGGGGAACAGATGACGCTGAACGATATGCTGAAAGCGATCTGTGTTTCCAGTGCCAACGATGCGGCCGTAGCGGTGGCGGAGTTTGTAGGGGGCAGCGAACCGGCGTTCGTGCAGATGATGAATGAAACCGCTGCGCAGCTGGGCATGACTTCGACGCACTTTGAAAATGCCTGCGGCCTTGACCAGGAGGGACATCTTTCCAGTGCCCGGGACGTGGCCATCATGAGCCGGGAGATGCTGCTGCACCATACCGAGGTCCGGGACTACTGCTCGATCTGGACCGATACCCTGCGCAATGGTGCAACACAGCTCGTCAACACCAACAAGCTGCTCAAGAGCTATAACGGCATTACGGGCCTCAAAACCGGTACGACCAGCAAGGCGGGGGTGTGCATTTCTGCCAGTGCGGAGCGCAATGGCCTGCGTCTGATTGCGGTGGTTCTGGGGTCGGCTTCCGGAAAAGAACGTTTCCAGGCCGCTACTGCGTTGCTGGACTACGGCTTTGCCAACTTTGAGAATATAACGGCAGAACTTCCGGACGATGCACCGCAGACGATCCCGGTAACCCGTGGCACCGCCGATGCTGTTGCTCTGGAATATGATACACCGCAAAAATGCCTTGTGCCAAAAGGGCAGGGGGAAAACCTGCGGATTGAGGTGGAGCTGCCGCAGACCTTGCAGGCTCCGGTGAAGGCGGGAAGCCAGGTGGGCACCGTGCATTGGATGGATGGAGAAGCTGAATTGCAAACATTTACCATTACTGCAGCACAAGACGTAGAGGCGTTGAGTTTTGGGTATTGTTTCGGGCTTTTGGT
- the mtaB gene encoding tRNA (N(6)-L-threonylcarbamoyladenosine(37)-C(2))-methylthiotransferase MtaB produces MRVTFYTLGCKVNQNETGALAQLFEESGYTVVSNEEAADVYVVNSCTVTNFGDQKSRKWLRRAKRENPGAVTVLTGCYPQAFPEEASEIAEADVVTGSGNRRSILHDVQMVLNGEQERVIDIRPHEKGERFEELPMDKFAEHTRAFVKVEDGCNRRCAYCVIPRARGPVRSREESSILQELHRLTEAGYKEIVLTAISLPSYGTDSGTSLVELVEKAAAVPGVERLRLGSLDPDMLHDEVILRLSRVKKLCPQFHLSLQSGCDKTLRAMRRPYTTAQFAKIADKLRHAFGAENVSFTTDVIVGFPGETEEDFEASMAFVTGQHFLKVHVFPYSRREGTPAYDFPDQIPEHEKEDRSRRMTAAVEAVRAEEAVKMQGRTAEVLLETPLSATLFTGYTKQYLPVLVTAPDHHTGDIVQVTLGEWDGKRCRATLFR; encoded by the coding sequence ATGCGGGTAACATTTTATACCTTGGGCTGCAAGGTAAACCAGAACGAAACCGGCGCCCTGGCGCAGTTGTTTGAAGAAAGCGGGTACACCGTTGTTTCCAACGAGGAGGCAGCGGATGTCTATGTGGTCAACAGCTGCACCGTAACCAACTTCGGCGACCAGAAAAGCCGCAAATGGCTTCGGCGTGCCAAGCGGGAAAATCCCGGCGCAGTCACGGTGCTGACAGGCTGCTATCCGCAGGCTTTTCCTGAGGAAGCCTCTGAAATCGCCGAGGCTGACGTGGTAACCGGTTCCGGGAACCGCCGGTCCATTCTGCACGACGTGCAAATGGTACTGAACGGCGAACAGGAGCGGGTAATCGATATCCGCCCTCACGAGAAGGGCGAACGTTTTGAAGAGCTTCCCATGGATAAATTTGCTGAGCACACCCGCGCATTTGTCAAAGTGGAGGACGGCTGCAACCGCCGCTGCGCCTATTGCGTGATTCCCCGCGCTCGTGGTCCTGTGCGCAGCAGAGAGGAAAGCAGCATCCTGCAGGAACTGCATCGGCTGACCGAAGCCGGGTATAAGGAGATCGTCCTGACAGCCATCAGTCTGCCGAGCTACGGTACAGACAGCGGGACCAGCCTGGTGGAGCTTGTAGAAAAGGCCGCCGCCGTACCGGGCGTGGAACGGCTCCGATTGGGCAGTCTGGATCCCGACATGCTGCATGATGAAGTCATTCTGCGCCTTTCCCGGGTGAAAAAACTCTGTCCTCAGTTCCATCTCAGCCTGCAAAGTGGCTGCGATAAAACGCTGCGGGCCATGCGGCGCCCTTATACCACTGCACAGTTCGCCAAAATCGCTGACAAGCTCCGGCATGCATTTGGCGCTGAAAATGTCAGTTTCACCACCGATGTGATTGTCGGTTTTCCCGGAGAGACCGAGGAGGACTTCGAGGCCAGCATGGCCTTTGTAACAGGCCAGCATTTTCTCAAGGTGCACGTCTTCCCCTACTCCCGCCGCGAAGGCACCCCCGCCTACGATTTTCCGGACCAGATTCCCGAGCATGAGAAGGAGGACCGCAGCCGCCGGATGACCGCCGCCGTAGAAGCCGTGCGCGCCGAGGAGGCTGTCAAAATGCAGGGCCGTACCGCTGAGGTACTACTGGAAACACCGCTTTCCGCCACCCTGTTTACCGGCTATACCAAGCAGTATCTTCCGGTCCTTGTCACCGCCCCCGATCATCACACAGGCGACATCGTCCAGGTCACATTGGGTGAGTGGGACGGCAAACGTTGCCGGGCCACACTTTTCCGATAA
- a CDS encoding 4Fe-4S dicluster domain-containing protein gives MRGIYTPVTNIRRKVFTEVARMAYEVNEMSDYANLMRELPYKIIPGEEGSLRSSIFLERAIISERIRLAMGLSLRPLDESVPASEGLEHSVIADKYYEPPLINVIKFACNRCPEKIIKVTAMCQGCLAHPCQEVCPKHAISFRNGKSHIDQSLCVKCGRCVNSCPYSAIVKTERPCAAACGMGAIHSDQYGRADIDYDKCVSCGMCLVNCPFGAIVDKGQIFQLVQSIKRGDKVIAIVAPAFINQFPGMTPSKLKEGMRMLGFCDVEEVAIGADLCTIDEAKDFMEEVPSKHPFMGTSCCPAWSVMAKKLFPEYADCISMTMTPMVLTARLIKKDHPDARICFVGPCSAKKLEASRRSVRSEVDFVLTFEELMGLFEAKEVDFASLPNSPEDAFESASADGRGFAASGGVAQAVVNAIKKMDPDREVKVANAQGLADCRKMMTMAKAGKYNGYLLEGMACPGGCIAGAGTLADPAKSAAMLNKYKNEAKMKNSTETPYKDSISLLKY, from the coding sequence ATGAGAGGTATTTACACCCCCGTTACGAATATCCGTCGCAAGGTGTTCACCGAAGTCGCGCGCATGGCGTACGAAGTCAACGAAATGTCTGACTACGCCAATCTGATGCGCGAGCTGCCCTACAAGATCATTCCCGGCGAAGAAGGTTCTCTGCGCAGCAGCATTTTCCTGGAGAGAGCCATCATCTCGGAGCGCATTCGTCTGGCTATGGGCCTGTCCCTGCGCCCTCTGGATGAAAGCGTTCCCGCCAGCGAAGGTCTCGAGCACAGCGTCATTGCGGATAAGTACTACGAACCGCCGCTGATCAACGTCATCAAGTTTGCCTGCAACCGCTGCCCGGAGAAGATCATCAAGGTCACTGCCATGTGCCAGGGCTGCCTTGCCCATCCCTGCCAGGAAGTCTGCCCCAAGCACGCCATCAGCTTCCGCAACGGAAAGAGCCACATCGATCAGAGTCTCTGCGTCAAGTGCGGCCGCTGCGTCAACAGCTGCCCCTACAGCGCAATCGTCAAGACGGAGCGTCCCTGCGCTGCCGCCTGCGGTATGGGTGCCATCCACTCCGACCAGTATGGCCGCGCAGACATCGACTACGACAAGTGCGTTTCCTGCGGCATGTGCCTTGTCAATTGCCCGTTTGGTGCCATCGTGGATAAAGGACAGATCTTCCAGCTGGTACAGTCCATCAAGCGCGGTGACAAAGTCATTGCCATTGTGGCTCCTGCTTTCATCAATCAGTTCCCCGGCATGACTCCTTCCAAGCTCAAGGAAGGCATGCGGATGCTGGGCTTCTGCGACGTGGAGGAGGTCGCCATCGGCGCCGACCTGTGCACCATTGATGAAGCCAAAGATTTCATGGAAGAGGTCCCCTCCAAGCATCCCTTCATGGGCACTTCTTGCTGCCCCGCCTGGAGCGTTATGGCCAAGAAACTCTTCCCCGAATATGCAGATTGCATCAGTATGACGATGACCCCCATGGTGCTGACTGCCCGTCTGATCAAGAAAGATCATCCGGATGCCCGCATCTGCTTCGTGGGTCCCTGCTCCGCCAAAAAGCTGGAGGCCAGCCGTCGTTCTGTCCGCAGTGAGGTGGACTTCGTTCTTACCTTCGAGGAATTGATGGGTCTGTTTGAAGCCAAGGAAGTCGACTTCGCTTCCCTGCCCAACAGTCCCGAAGATGCCTTTGAGAGCGCCAGTGCCGATGGTCGTGGCTTTGCTGCTTCCGGCGGCGTGGCCCAGGCCGTTGTCAACGCCATCAAGAAGATGGATCCCGACCGCGAGGTCAAAGTTGCCAACGCCCAGGGCCTGGCCGATTGCCGCAAGATGATGACCATGGCCAAGGCCGGCAAATACAACGGTTATCTGCTGGAAGGCATGGCTTGCCCGGGCGGTTGTATCGCCGGTGCCGGCACGCTGGCAGATCCCGCCAAGAGCGCGGCTATGCTCAACAAGTACAAGAATGAGGCCAAGATGAAGAACTCTACGGAGACTCCGTACAAGGATTCCATCAGCCTGCTGAAGTATTGA